In one window of Brenneria goodwinii DNA:
- a CDS encoding phage terminase small subunit P27 family — translation MGTAMRAAGGGRKRKTTTKNKSGLTRISPPPDLMSDTAIRIWKTQSKILIERGTFELEDAPLLLAYCNSFHLMITAEKVIAAAAERDLENKGLTDLGGSGGLKKHPAVAVRNDCVSQLARLGSLLGLDPLSRIRMIGGKDGDEEENEFDEF, via the coding sequence ATGGGAACAGCAATGAGAGCGGCTGGTGGGGGCAGAAAACGCAAGACCACGACAAAAAATAAGAGCGGACTCACGCGAATATCTCCGCCTCCCGACTTGATGAGTGATACCGCGATCAGGATATGGAAAACGCAAAGCAAAATTCTGATAGAGCGAGGTACTTTTGAATTAGAGGATGCGCCGCTGTTGCTTGCATACTGCAATTCATTTCATCTGATGATCACTGCTGAAAAAGTTATTGCCGCTGCCGCCGAACGCGATTTGGAAAATAAGGGGCTGACGGATTTGGGGGGATCTGGCGGATTAAAAAAACATCCAGCCGTGGCCGTGCGTAATGATTGTGTTTCACAGTTGGCCCGCCTGGGCTCTTTACTCGGCCTTGATCCACTCAGCCGTATAAGAATGATTGGCGGCAAGGACGGCGACGAAGAAGAGAATGAATTCGATGAGTTTTAA
- a CDS encoding terminase large subunit: MASYPNVNAAQQYAREVINGKIPACKYVIAACQRHFNDIEKAKNKDWPYRFDRDKAERACRFIQRLPHTSGKWAKQKLKITLEPWQQFIFCMVFGWVKKKNKMRRFREAYTEVPRKNGKSLFAAGVGTFMFCADDEYGAEVYCGATTERQAWKVFRPALLMAQKLPNLRKRFQVKPWAKKMTRPDGSVFEPIIGDPGDGDSPSCALIDEYHEHATDTLYTTMTTGMGARAQPLAWIITTAGFTLECPCYEKRRQVTEMLDGILPNEELFGIIYTLDDGDDWTKPEALAKANPNMGVSVEEDYLLAQQRLAIDVPSQTNKIKTKHFNLWVSAKSAYFNLEKWKGCANTSLKIGDFYGEESHLGIDLASKLDLNCVCPVFTRVIEGRTHYFCVGAQFWVPEETVFSPDPQLKRTAERYQKFVNMGRLISTDGAEVDNRQIFEHIVSMNETVKVMSTPIDPHGATSISHSLADEGLNPITIIQNYTNMSSPMKELEAAIASGRFHHDGNPVMTWCISNVVGKQIPGSDDVVRPTKEGDENKIDGAVALIMAIGRAMLNKEESLSDRIESHGIRSL; this comes from the coding sequence ATGGCCTCATACCCGAACGTGAATGCCGCCCAGCAATACGCGCGGGAGGTCATTAATGGAAAAATCCCCGCCTGCAAATATGTGATCGCAGCTTGCCAGCGACACTTCAATGATATCGAAAAAGCAAAAAATAAAGATTGGCCCTATCGTTTTGACAGAGACAAAGCTGAACGAGCATGCCGATTTATCCAAAGATTGCCTCATACAAGTGGCAAGTGGGCTAAACAGAAATTAAAGATCACGCTGGAGCCGTGGCAGCAGTTTATTTTCTGTATGGTGTTTGGTTGGGTTAAGAAAAAAAATAAGATGCGCCGGTTTCGTGAGGCGTATACAGAAGTTCCCCGTAAAAATGGTAAATCCCTATTCGCTGCTGGTGTCGGCACGTTTATGTTTTGTGCGGATGATGAATACGGTGCGGAGGTGTATTGCGGTGCAACAACCGAGCGTCAAGCGTGGAAGGTGTTCCGTCCCGCGCTACTGATGGCTCAAAAACTCCCTAATCTGCGTAAGCGGTTTCAGGTAAAACCCTGGGCCAAGAAAATGACTCGCCCGGACGGATCGGTATTTGAACCGATTATCGGCGATCCGGGTGACGGTGACTCGCCATCCTGCGCATTGATTGATGAATACCATGAACATGCGACAGATACCCTATACACCACGATGACTACGGGTATGGGGGCGAGGGCGCAGCCGCTGGCATGGATTATTACCACCGCGGGGTTTACGCTGGAATGCCCGTGCTATGAAAAACGTCGCCAGGTAACGGAAATGCTGGACGGTATTCTTCCCAATGAAGAGCTGTTCGGCATTATCTACACGCTGGATGATGGAGACGACTGGACCAAACCCGAAGCGTTGGCCAAAGCAAACCCTAATATGGGTGTGTCGGTTGAAGAAGATTATCTGCTGGCGCAACAGCGGCTGGCGATCGATGTTCCATCACAGACAAACAAGATTAAAACCAAGCATTTTAATCTTTGGGTTTCAGCAAAATCAGCCTATTTCAACCTGGAAAAATGGAAGGGATGCGCTAACACATCATTAAAAATTGGCGATTTCTATGGAGAAGAAAGCCATTTAGGTATCGACCTGGCATCAAAACTGGATTTGAACTGTGTTTGCCCGGTATTTACCCGCGTTATAGAGGGGCGTACACATTATTTCTGTGTAGGTGCTCAGTTCTGGGTGCCAGAGGAAACCGTATTTTCTCCCGATCCTCAGTTGAAACGTACCGCCGAGCGTTATCAAAAATTTGTGAATATGGGGAGGCTCATATCCACTGATGGCGCAGAGGTTGATAATCGTCAAATATTTGAACATATCGTCTCAATGAATGAGACGGTGAAGGTAATGAGTACCCCGATAGACCCTCATGGTGCAACCAGCATATCCCACTCTCTGGCTGATGAAGGGCTTAATCCGATAACCATCATTCAGAACTACACCAACATGAGTTCTCCCATGAAAGAACTGGAAGCGGCTATCGCCTCCGGGCGTTTTCATCATGACGGCAACCCAGTTATGACATGGTGTATCAGCAACGTGGTGGGAAAACAAATCCCAGGCAGTGATGATGTTGTGCGACCTACCAAAGAGGGTGATGAAAACAAAATCGATGGCGCAGTGGCTTTAATCATGGCTATAGGCCGGGCGATGCTTAACAAAGAAGAAAGCCTTTCCGATCGTATCGAATCCCACGGGATACGCTCACTGTAA
- a CDS encoding phage portal protein, with amino-acid sequence MFFPNLFKSAKSDSTPITTPAELAEMAGLTYDTYTGLKIGSQKAMRLTAVFGCVRVLAESIGMLPCNLYKATDKGKEKATKERLFKLLSLKPNDYMTPQEFWELLITCLCLRGNFYAYKVKALGEVVELLPLDPGCVQPKLDSNWQPVYQVTFPDGKSDVLGQDDIWHVRILTLDGLVGLNPIAYAREAISLGLATEEHGSRLFKNGAVTSGVLRTDQVLTDAAYARLKNDFEDRHTGLGNAHRPMILEMGLDWKSMALSSEDSQFLETRKFQLEEICRLFRVPMHMVQNTDRATFSNVENLGIGFINYSLVPYLTRIEQRINTGLVRESKQGTFYAKFNTGALLRGDMKSRFEAYATAINWGMYSPNDCLELEDRNPRPGGDVYLTPMNMTTKPSASDKQGATEENNNDDDKTAS; translated from the coding sequence ATGTTTTTCCCGAACCTGTTTAAATCAGCAAAATCAGACAGCACGCCGATTACCACTCCCGCCGAACTAGCTGAAATGGCGGGGCTGACATATGACACTTACACCGGACTGAAGATCGGCAGTCAGAAAGCCATGAGACTGACAGCTGTTTTCGGCTGCGTCCGCGTGCTGGCGGAATCAATCGGCATGTTGCCCTGTAATTTGTATAAGGCAACAGATAAAGGGAAAGAAAAAGCCACAAAGGAACGGTTATTCAAGCTGCTATCCCTGAAGCCTAACGATTATATGACTCCACAAGAATTTTGGGAGTTACTTATCACGTGCCTTTGTCTGCGGGGTAATTTTTACGCTTATAAAGTCAAGGCGCTAGGTGAGGTGGTGGAGTTATTGCCGCTCGATCCCGGTTGTGTTCAGCCAAAGCTGGATAGTAATTGGCAACCGGTTTATCAGGTTACCTTCCCTGATGGGAAATCTGATGTGTTGGGACAAGATGATATCTGGCATGTCCGCATACTGACGCTGGATGGGCTGGTGGGGCTAAACCCAATAGCGTATGCGCGTGAGGCGATATCGCTTGGACTGGCAACCGAAGAGCACGGTTCCCGTTTATTCAAGAATGGCGCAGTAACGTCCGGCGTTCTGCGAACCGATCAAGTGTTGACCGATGCAGCGTACGCCCGATTGAAAAATGATTTTGAAGATCGACATACCGGGCTGGGCAACGCTCACCGTCCGATGATCCTAGAAATGGGCCTTGACTGGAAATCGATGGCGTTGAGTTCCGAAGACAGCCAGTTTCTTGAAACACGAAAATTCCAGCTTGAGGAAATTTGCCGGCTGTTCCGTGTTCCCATGCATATGGTGCAAAACACCGATCGGGCCACTTTCAGCAATGTAGAAAATCTGGGTATCGGCTTTATCAATTACAGCCTTGTGCCGTATCTGACGCGCATTGAGCAGAGGATTAACACAGGACTGGTGCGGGAGTCGAAGCAGGGTACGTTTTACGCCAAGTTTAATACTGGCGCGTTGCTGCGTGGGGATATGAAATCCCGTTTTGAGGCATACGCCACGGCAATAAACTGGGGTATGTACTCGCCAAACGACTGCCTGGAGCTGGAAGATCGCAATCCTCGCCCCGGAGGTGATGTCTATCTAACCCCTATGAACATGACAACCAAGCCGTCTGCCAGCGATAAGCAGGGGGCAACAGAGGAAAATAATAATGACGATGACAAAACAGCGTCTTGA
- a CDS encoding HK97 family phage prohead protease produces the protein MTMTKQRLDVPLKIKAVSDSGEFEGYGSVFGVKDSYDDIVMPGAFTGSLQAWNEKGSLPAMLWQHHTDEPIGIYTEMKEDEVGLFIKGRLLIDDDPLAKRAHAHMKAGSLTGLSIGYQLKDWEYDRDKGAFLLKEIDLWEVSPVTFPSNDEARVSDVKSALARGETPTQKSIERVLRDVGLSRTQAKAFMSGGYGALSQREVDGVGSALNALKSLNF, from the coding sequence ATGACGATGACAAAACAGCGTCTTGATGTCCCTTTAAAAATCAAGGCCGTCAGCGATTCCGGCGAGTTTGAGGGTTACGGCTCTGTTTTCGGCGTCAAAGATAGCTATGACGACATCGTTATGCCGGGAGCATTCACGGGATCATTACAGGCGTGGAATGAAAAGGGCTCATTACCGGCCATGTTATGGCAACACCATACCGATGAGCCGATCGGTATCTATACAGAAATGAAAGAGGACGAAGTGGGACTGTTTATTAAAGGGAGGCTGCTTATCGACGACGATCCCCTGGCAAAACGTGCTCACGCCCACATGAAGGCCGGTTCTTTAACCGGCCTTTCTATTGGATATCAGCTTAAGGATTGGGAGTATGACCGGGATAAAGGGGCGTTTCTGTTAAAGGAAATCGATCTTTGGGAAGTCAGCCCGGTTACGTTCCCGTCAAACGATGAAGCCCGTGTCAGCGATGTTAAGTCAGCGCTGGCCCGCGGTGAAACCCCGACACAGAAAAGTATTGAACGAGTCCTGCGCGATGTTGGGCTCTCCCGCACCCAGGCTAAAGCCTTTATGTCTGGTGGCTATGGCGCCCTGTCTCAGCGTGAAGTTGATGGCGTGGGCTCTGCATTGAATGCACTGAAATCCCTTAATTTTTAA
- a CDS encoding phage major capsid protein: MSVDIKDVEQVAQDLQKKFDEFKEKNDKRIDAVEQEKGKLAGEVETLNGKLAELDALKSSLEEELKAVKRPGGGTQSKAVSEHKTAFLQFIRKGSEDGLRELEQKALQTGVDADGGYAVPEELDRTLLDILKDAVVMRQEASIITVGTSDYKKLVNLHGAASGWVGETDARPATDTPKLAQITPFMGEIYGNPQATQTMLDDGFFDVESWINSELALEFAEQEEVAFTGGNGEKKPKGFLAYTSAVDDDKTRAFGTLQHIQSGAAAGVTADAIIKLVYTLRKVHRTGAKFMLNNNTLFQARILKDSEGNYLWRPGLELDQPSTLVGYGIAENEQMPDVAADAKAIAFGNFKRGYTIVDRIGTRILRDPYTNKPYVGFYTTKRTGGMLTDSNAIKLMQIGAA; encoded by the coding sequence ATGTCAGTAGATATTAAAGACGTTGAACAGGTCGCGCAGGACTTGCAGAAGAAATTCGATGAGTTCAAGGAAAAAAACGACAAGCGCATTGATGCTGTAGAGCAGGAAAAAGGCAAGCTGGCGGGTGAAGTCGAAACTCTCAACGGCAAACTGGCTGAACTGGATGCGCTGAAATCCTCTCTGGAAGAAGAGTTGAAAGCAGTTAAACGTCCGGGCGGCGGTACACAAAGCAAGGCGGTTTCTGAGCACAAAACCGCGTTCTTGCAATTTATCCGTAAGGGCTCAGAAGACGGACTGCGCGAATTGGAACAAAAAGCCTTACAGACCGGCGTTGATGCAGACGGTGGTTATGCCGTACCGGAAGAACTGGATCGCACTTTGCTGGATATCCTGAAAGATGCAGTAGTGATGCGTCAGGAAGCCTCAATCATTACGGTAGGCACCAGTGATTATAAGAAACTGGTGAACCTGCATGGCGCTGCATCCGGGTGGGTGGGTGAAACTGATGCCCGTCCCGCAACCGATACGCCGAAACTGGCACAGATCACCCCATTCATGGGGGAAATCTACGGTAACCCGCAAGCTACCCAAACGATGCTGGATGACGGATTTTTCGATGTCGAGTCATGGATTAACAGTGAGTTGGCGCTGGAATTCGCAGAACAGGAAGAAGTCGCGTTTACGGGCGGCAATGGCGAGAAGAAACCAAAGGGGTTTCTGGCCTATACGTCTGCGGTGGACGACGACAAAACCCGCGCCTTTGGTACGTTGCAGCACATCCAGTCTGGTGCTGCCGCTGGCGTGACCGCCGACGCAATCATTAAGTTGGTGTACACGCTGCGCAAAGTGCATCGCACTGGCGCCAAGTTCATGCTGAACAACAATACGTTATTTCAGGCACGCATTCTGAAAGACAGCGAAGGTAACTATTTGTGGCGCCCTGGTCTGGAGCTTGATCAGCCGTCCACGCTGGTTGGTTACGGCATTGCTGAAAACGAACAGATGCCGGATGTTGCGGCAGATGCCAAGGCGATTGCATTCGGTAACTTCAAACGCGGTTACACCATTGTTGACCGTATCGGCACTCGCATCTTGCGCGACCCGTATACCAACAAGCCGTATGTCGGTTTTTATACCACCAAGCGCACAGGCGGAATGTTGACTGACTCGAATGCCATCAAACTGATGCAGATCGGCGCGGCATAA
- a CDS encoding head-tail connector protein, with protein sequence MIPSLEELRAQCRIDVDEGADDVLLTIYAEAARDKAEKYLNLPLFDESVPEDADKGMVINASVKLAIMLAVGHWYENREQAREGQLSEIPMGFYSLLDDYRWGPGT encoded by the coding sequence ATGATCCCCTCACTCGAAGAACTGCGGGCGCAGTGCCGGATTGATGTTGATGAAGGGGCGGATGATGTTTTACTTACTATTTACGCCGAGGCGGCTAGGGACAAGGCGGAAAAGTACCTTAATCTTCCGTTATTCGACGAATCTGTGCCAGAAGATGCCGACAAAGGCATGGTGATTAATGCAAGCGTAAAGTTGGCGATCATGCTGGCGGTTGGTCACTGGTACGAAAACCGGGAACAGGCGAGAGAGGGGCAACTGAGCGAAATACCAATGGGATTTTATAGTCTGTTGGATGATTACAGGTGGGGGCCAGGCACATGA
- a CDS encoding phage head closure protein, translated as MKAGRLRHRVTIQNFTTTRDAGGQPIETWSDGATVWAEVAPISGRELVASGAVSAEATIRVWMRFRRDVSAVSRLLCLNGPFKDLTLDIIGPPIPDGKSTRLEILCKQGVKRD; from the coding sequence ATGAAAGCCGGAAGACTACGCCACCGCGTCACCATTCAGAACTTCACAACAACCCGAGATGCTGGCGGTCAGCCGATCGAGACGTGGAGTGATGGTGCGACAGTTTGGGCCGAGGTCGCTCCTATCAGTGGCCGTGAACTGGTTGCCTCTGGCGCAGTATCTGCCGAGGCAACAATTCGCGTATGGATGCGATTTCGTCGTGATGTGTCCGCTGTATCCCGTCTGCTGTGTCTCAATGGACCATTCAAAGACTTAACACTGGATATTATCGGCCCGCCGATCCCGGACGGCAAAAGCACCCGGCTGGAAATATTGTGTAAACAGGGGGTGAAACGTGATTGA
- a CDS encoding HK97-gp10 family putative phage morphogenesis protein, which translates to MIDFGLDFSGLNDIAKDLETLSRAENNKVLRDATRAGADVLKEEVIARAPVRTGKMSKNVVVLTQKSRRRGEISSGVHIRGVNPNTGNSDNKMKASNPRNSFYWRFVEMGTAKAPAHPFVRPAFDTRQEEAANAAIAQANRAIDEVLSK; encoded by the coding sequence GTGATTGATTTTGGCCTCGATTTTTCCGGACTGAACGATATCGCTAAGGATTTGGAAACCCTCAGCAGAGCGGAAAACAACAAGGTTTTGCGTGATGCGACTCGCGCTGGAGCTGATGTTCTGAAAGAAGAGGTTATTGCCCGAGCTCCTGTTCGCACCGGGAAAATGAGTAAAAACGTTGTGGTGCTGACCCAGAAGTCACGGCGCCGCGGCGAAATCTCATCCGGCGTGCATATTCGCGGCGTTAACCCGAATACCGGGAACAGTGACAACAAAATGAAAGCCAGCAATCCGCGTAATTCGTTTTACTGGAGATTCGTTGAAATGGGTACGGCCAAGGCCCCTGCACATCCATTTGTTCGCCCGGCGTTCGACACAAGGCAAGAAGAGGCCGCGAATGCCGCCATTGCGCAAGCTAATCGCGCTATCGACGAGGTATTGAGTAAATGA
- the gp17 gene encoding tail completion protein gp17 — MTETDIYPLISALAGGNVYPYVVPLNSEGEPAISPPWVVFSFVSQPSADVLCGPAETTSSVQFDIYAKTIAQAREIRGEVIAALSPLSPGNQMLTHGNDPDTGLYRATAELQFVD; from the coding sequence ATGACCGAAACCGACATTTACCCGTTAATCTCCGCGCTGGCGGGCGGCAATGTTTATCCGTATGTCGTCCCGCTGAACAGCGAGGGTGAGCCAGCCATTTCACCGCCGTGGGTAGTCTTCTCGTTCGTGTCTCAACCGTCAGCCGATGTGCTGTGCGGTCCGGCAGAAACGACATCATCCGTTCAGTTTGATATTTACGCGAAAACCATCGCGCAGGCGCGGGAAATTCGCGGCGAGGTCATCGCGGCATTGTCGCCTCTCAGTCCTGGTAACCAGATGTTAACGCATGGGAATGATCCTGATACTGGATTGTACCGCGCTACAGCAGAGCTACAGTTCGTCGACTAA
- a CDS encoding phage tail tube protein: MTSKYEKTQGTQISVSASAATEANPAGATWQGINCSTKEISYTGGQKSDIDVTTLCSEEQEMTNGLAAPAEVTISGNWSKDEEGQETLRTAYDTDALHAVKVVFPSGNGYAFLAEVRQNSWSVSTAGVVTASFTLRLKGKPVPISA; encoded by the coding sequence ATGACGAGTAAATATGAAAAAACGCAGGGTACGCAGATCAGTGTGTCTGCCAGCGCCGCCACCGAAGCTAACCCCGCTGGCGCCACATGGCAGGGCATTAACTGTTCCACTAAGGAAATCAGTTATACCGGCGGACAGAAGTCGGATATTGATGTGACCACGTTGTGCTCTGAAGAACAGGAAATGACGAATGGTCTTGCCGCGCCGGCAGAGGTCACGATTTCCGGCAACTGGAGCAAAGACGAAGAAGGTCAGGAGACGTTGCGTACGGCTTATGACACAGATGCGTTGCACGCCGTCAAAGTGGTTTTCCCTTCTGGAAATGGTTATGCGTTTCTGGCCGAAGTCCGCCAAAACAGCTGGAGCGTATCAACTGCTGGTGTTGTTACCGCATCGTTCACGCTGCGACTGAAGGGTAAACCTGTACCAATTTCTGCGTAA
- a CDS encoding phage tail assembly chaperone — MSQTLRDLALAPGAGFRTKTIPVPEWNGVKVTLREPSANAWSRARKLLADAGDADTEIDEDRVQRGLKADVVLFIDILLDESGSLVFSENDVDELALKFGPVHTRLLRQALALSNLNEEDAKKK; from the coding sequence GTGTCACAGACATTACGCGATCTGGCATTGGCGCCAGGGGCTGGATTTCGCACAAAAACGATTCCCGTCCCTGAGTGGAATGGTGTAAAGGTCACGTTGCGCGAGCCATCGGCGAATGCATGGTCAAGAGCGAGAAAACTTCTTGCTGATGCAGGGGATGCGGATACAGAAATCGATGAAGACAGAGTCCAACGGGGTTTAAAAGCGGATGTGGTTCTCTTTATCGATATCCTGCTTGATGAATCTGGCTCTCTGGTTTTCAGTGAAAATGATGTTGACGAATTAGCATTGAAGTTCGGTCCGGTTCATACGCGATTGCTCCGGCAGGCATTGGCATTATCAAACCTGAACGAAGAGGACGCTAAAAAAAAGTAG
- a CDS encoding phage tail assembly protein T: protein MSLALRMGRTLNELSQSMPASELLMWMEYDRINPISDRRGDIQAAQITSAIYNSHGCKVSLEEAILQWNEPEERDSPDGLESFLGALAT, encoded by the coding sequence ATGTCGTTGGCGCTTCGCATGGGCCGCACACTAAATGAGTTATCCCAATCCATGCCCGCCTCTGAGTTACTCATGTGGATGGAGTATGACCGGATAAATCCTATCAGCGATAGGCGTGGCGACATACAGGCCGCACAGATAACTTCAGCTATCTACAACTCTCACGGTTGCAAGGTTTCATTAGAGGAGGCGATCCTTCAGTGGAATGAGCCAGAGGAGAGAGATTCGCCTGATGGTCTGGAAAGCTTTCTGGGGGCGCTGGCTACATAA
- a CDS encoding J517_1871 family lipoprotein, translating into MNKVILGLSFLLAGCATDDLLKNDFPSVVEKNAPSNLVGVWTGSTGPYLTTLIIKENGSGLSCYSWNNNNAIGKIKYDGQEIRLQDGSRLQIKNIDELNLIAHAPYYMGADYTFYKDNELKNASPYCEKEISIH; encoded by the coding sequence ATGAACAAAGTTATTTTAGGATTATCTTTTTTATTGGCCGGATGTGCGACAGACGATCTTTTGAAAAATGATTTTCCATCAGTTGTAGAAAAAAACGCACCATCAAATTTAGTAGGTGTTTGGACTGGCAGTACAGGACCATATTTAACAACTTTAATAATAAAAGAGAATGGTAGTGGATTGTCATGCTATTCATGGAATAATAATAACGCTATAGGGAAGATTAAATATGATGGTCAAGAAATAAGGTTACAAGACGGTTCTAGGCTTCAAATAAAGAACATTGATGAGTTAAATTTAATTGCACACGCTCCATATTATATGGGGGCTGATTATACCTTTTATAAGGATAATGAGTTAAAAAACGCATCACCTTATTGTGAAAAAGAGATTAGCATTCACTGA